Proteins co-encoded in one Prescottella sp. R16 genomic window:
- a CDS encoding diadenosine tetraphosphate hydrolase, with amino-acid sequence MSDWKQARVDAALRGENLTVIARLPEAFAAIGDVQWLPGYSVLLTDDPGTTALSDLPRSRRLAYLESVDRLSCAVETACRQADSGFRRVNIEILGNTDTFLHTHIWPRYEWEPEQYKRMPVWLYPADRDASLPGLLTRATHLLVPSRPSSRAQNREVSPGRRSIAFAAAFPFSAA; translated from the coding sequence ATGAGCGACTGGAAGCAGGCACGGGTCGATGCTGCATTGCGTGGCGAGAATCTTACGGTGATCGCCCGCCTACCCGAGGCGTTCGCGGCGATCGGTGACGTTCAGTGGTTGCCCGGCTACAGCGTCCTGCTGACCGACGATCCCGGTACCACCGCGCTCAGCGATCTTCCTCGTTCGCGCCGACTCGCCTATCTGGAAAGCGTCGACCGCCTGTCCTGCGCAGTGGAGACGGCATGTCGGCAGGCCGACAGCGGATTCCGCCGGGTGAACATCGAAATCCTCGGCAACACCGATACTTTCCTCCATACCCACATCTGGCCCCGCTACGAGTGGGAACCCGAGCAGTACAAGCGGATGCCGGTGTGGCTGTATCCGGCTGACCGCGATGCTTCTCTTCCTGGTCTCCTGACGCGCGCCACCCATCTCCTGGTTCCGAGCCGTCCGAGCAGCCGGGCTCAGAACCGGGAGGTGTCGCCGGGACGGCGCTCCATTGCTTTCGCTGCAGCATTTCCCTTCAGTGCCGCGTAG
- a CDS encoding alpha/beta hydrolase family protein, translating to MSTSGEGVRMTSAMRGGARVLAAAIAVSAVTLSVGPATAAPAPGGPETTAATGAYLATTTTNSDRKVTIGVYSPAMGRTIPLEVILPADRSQSRPTLYLLNGAGGGEDSATWQRKTDILDFFRDKNVNVVTPLEGAFSYYTDWIKDDPTLGRQKWQTFLTEELPPVIDREFGTNRVQSIAAISMTATSVLNLAIAKPGFYKSVGSYSGCAETSTWAGQNAIQIVTGGRGGADITNMWGPLDGPGWVANDPVVNAEGLRGTELYITTASGLPGPHENLNAPGINGSPAALANQAVVGGVIEAVTNHCTANLARRLADLRIPATVDFKPAGTHSWGYWQDDLHNSWPLIARSMGI from the coding sequence ATGTCGACTTCAGGGGAGGGTGTTCGAATGACGAGTGCGATGCGTGGGGGTGCCCGGGTGCTGGCGGCGGCGATCGCGGTGTCGGCGGTGACGTTGTCGGTCGGGCCCGCGACGGCGGCACCGGCGCCGGGCGGGCCGGAGACGACCGCGGCTACGGGGGCGTATCTGGCGACGACCACCACGAACTCGGACCGCAAGGTCACGATCGGGGTGTATTCGCCGGCGATGGGGCGCACCATCCCGCTCGAGGTGATCCTGCCCGCGGACCGGAGTCAGTCACGTCCGACGCTGTACCTGCTCAATGGGGCGGGTGGTGGGGAGGATTCGGCGACCTGGCAGCGCAAGACCGACATCCTGGACTTCTTCCGGGACAAGAACGTCAACGTCGTCACCCCACTCGAGGGGGCGTTCAGCTACTACACCGACTGGATCAAGGACGATCCGACACTGGGCCGGCAGAAATGGCAGACGTTCCTCACCGAGGAACTGCCGCCGGTCATCGACCGCGAGTTCGGCACCAACCGGGTCCAGTCGATCGCGGCGATCTCCATGACCGCGACCTCCGTGCTCAACCTGGCGATCGCCAAGCCCGGCTTCTACAAGAGTGTCGGCTCGTACAGTGGTTGCGCCGAAACCAGCACGTGGGCCGGACAGAACGCCATCCAGATCGTCACCGGGGGTCGCGGCGGCGCGGACATCACCAACATGTGGGGGCCGCTCGACGGGCCCGGCTGGGTCGCCAACGATCCGGTCGTCAACGCCGAAGGACTCCGCGGCACCGAACTGTACATCACCACCGCGTCCGGGCTGCCCGGACCGCACGAAAACCTGAACGCGCCCGGCATCAACGGCAGCCCCGCCGCGCTCGCCAACCAGGCCGTCGTCGGCGGTGTCATCGAGGCCGTCACCAACCACTGCACCGCGAACCTCGCCCGCCGCCTCGCCGACCTGCGCATCCCCGCCACCGTCGACTTCAAACCCGCGGGCACCCACTCGTGGGGCTACTGGCAGGACGACCTGCACAACTCCTGGCCCCTGATCGCCCGCTCGATGGGGATCTGA
- a CDS encoding alpha/beta hydrolase produces MDTTRYAEFLPAGYRPAFREPESTWWAWRGRRVHVARAVRPDAPVRVLGIHGAGAHASALWPFASLAADEDVDVLAPDLPIYGHTVEPDPARVRYRDWIDLLCDLVTQERARDPRPLVLFGASMGGLAAYEVAARTGDVAAVVATCLLDPADPEARAAAARWGASGRAAPTLLPPTARLAGNLRIPIKWLVRMNRMSNNPALSRLCESDPRGGGVRIPLGFLADWFTYPHTSPEEFTAAPVTLVHPAADRWTPLQVSLRFLDRIAAPTDAVLLENCGHFPIEEPGLTQLRDAVRAVIDAVAVQD; encoded by the coding sequence ATGGATACGACACGGTATGCAGAGTTCCTGCCGGCGGGATATCGACCGGCGTTCCGTGAGCCGGAATCGACGTGGTGGGCGTGGCGTGGCCGCCGGGTTCACGTCGCGCGGGCGGTGCGACCGGACGCGCCGGTGCGGGTGCTGGGGATTCACGGTGCCGGCGCACACGCGTCGGCACTGTGGCCGTTCGCGTCCTTGGCCGCGGACGAGGACGTCGACGTGCTGGCCCCGGACCTGCCGATCTACGGGCACACCGTCGAACCGGATCCGGCGCGGGTGCGGTACCGCGACTGGATCGACCTGCTCTGCGATCTGGTCACGCAGGAGCGTGCCCGCGATCCGCGTCCGCTGGTGCTGTTCGGGGCGAGCATGGGCGGGTTGGCGGCGTACGAGGTCGCGGCCCGCACCGGTGACGTCGCCGCCGTGGTCGCCACCTGCCTACTCGACCCGGCCGACCCCGAGGCCCGCGCCGCTGCCGCACGATGGGGCGCATCCGGACGGGCGGCCCCGACGCTGCTGCCGCCGACCGCCCGCCTGGCCGGGAACCTCCGGATACCGATCAAGTGGCTCGTCCGGATGAACCGGATGAGCAACAATCCCGCCCTGTCCCGACTGTGCGAATCCGATCCGCGCGGCGGTGGGGTCCGGATCCCACTCGGGTTCCTCGCCGACTGGTTCACCTACCCGCACACCTCACCCGAGGAATTCACGGCTGCACCGGTCACACTCGTCCATCCCGCGGCCGACCGGTGGACTCCCCTGCAGGTCAGTCTGCGATTCCTCGACCGCATCGCCGCACCCACCGATGCGGTCCTGCTCGAGAACTGCGGACATTTCCCCATCGAAGAACCCGGACTCACGCAACTCAGGGATGCCGTGCGCGCGGTGATCGACGCTGTCGCGGTACAGGACTGA
- a CDS encoding site-specific integrase translates to MSEHGEIVASAPALPAVVDAPAARTGAATEPAVPVLSSDAEARIVAALEQRHSPSTVRNYRGDWDKFRAWCAQRGHVPMPAHPHTVADYLTEHAEQRTPTGNRVYATNTLTRWVASINYWHRACSRPAPGGTQIVKDTLAGLRRTYAAAGERPTKRVAPLLGDEISYIIATMRENAVTWQDRLRERRDSAVILLGFLGAFRRSELSGLQLRDITLHPQDGLHILVRRSKTDQVGDGMVKATPFAVGHRACPPCVYRRWLDVVLAHHHGGRAAIAQLLDGPDVFGRHVCHDPYPILEPTAAVTPVFRPLRVNGNLGDTALTGQGIHGVIRRAASDAGLSPTKIAKLGGHSLRAGFVTQAFRNGAQAHEVMRQTGHKNPATLEIYAREHNPLTGNAVAGFDL, encoded by the coding sequence GTGAGCGAACACGGCGAGATCGTCGCGTCCGCACCCGCGCTCCCCGCCGTTGTCGACGCCCCGGCAGCCCGGACCGGTGCTGCGACGGAGCCGGCCGTCCCGGTCCTGTCGTCCGACGCCGAGGCCCGGATCGTCGCGGCCCTCGAGCAGCGGCATTCACCGTCGACGGTGCGGAACTATCGGGGAGACTGGGACAAGTTCCGGGCCTGGTGCGCGCAGCGCGGACACGTGCCGATGCCCGCGCACCCGCACACTGTCGCCGACTACCTCACCGAACACGCCGAACAGCGCACCCCGACCGGGAACCGCGTGTACGCGACCAACACACTCACCCGATGGGTGGCGTCGATCAACTACTGGCATCGGGCGTGCTCACGTCCGGCCCCGGGCGGCACCCAGATCGTCAAGGACACCCTGGCCGGGCTGCGCCGCACGTACGCCGCCGCCGGGGAACGCCCGACGAAACGGGTCGCACCGCTCCTCGGCGACGAGATCAGCTACATCATCGCTACGATGCGGGAGAACGCAGTCACCTGGCAGGACCGGCTACGGGAACGCCGCGATTCGGCGGTCATCCTGCTCGGCTTCCTGGGCGCGTTCCGCCGCTCGGAACTGTCCGGGCTGCAACTGCGCGACATCACCCTGCACCCGCAGGACGGGCTGCACATCCTGGTCCGACGGTCGAAGACCGACCAGGTCGGCGACGGCATGGTCAAGGCCACCCCGTTCGCGGTCGGGCATCGCGCCTGCCCGCCGTGCGTGTACCGGCGCTGGCTCGACGTCGTCCTCGCCCACCACCACGGTGGTCGCGCCGCTATCGCACAGCTATTGGACGGCCCGGACGTGTTCGGCAGGCACGTCTGCCACGACCCCTACCCGATACTCGAGCCCACGGCCGCGGTGACGCCGGTGTTCCGGCCGCTGCGGGTCAACGGGAACCTCGGCGACACCGCCCTGACCGGGCAGGGCATCCACGGCGTCATCCGCCGGGCCGCCAGCGACGCCGGCCTCTCCCCCACGAAGATCGCGAAACTCGGCGGGCACTCGCTGCGCGCAGGGTTCGTCACCCAGGCGTTCCGCAACGGCGCCCAGGCCCACGAGGTGATGCGCCAGACCGGGCACAAGAACCCGGCCACCCTGGAAATCTATGCGCGCGAACACAATCCGCTCACCGGGAACGCGGTCGCCGGGTTCGACCTCTGA
- a CDS encoding helix-turn-helix domain-containing protein, which produces MVRLPLTAEQLAAGKRLGMLLREARGTRTLAEVAHAAAISPETLRKIETGRLATPAFATVAALARVLPLSLDELADTCLTPLSLPRTG; this is translated from the coding sequence ATGGTGCGTCTCCCGCTGACAGCAGAACAGTTGGCCGCCGGCAAGCGTCTCGGCATGCTGCTCCGAGAGGCCCGGGGAACCCGAACCCTCGCCGAGGTAGCTCACGCGGCAGCGATTTCCCCGGAAACCCTCCGCAAGATCGAAACGGGACGATTGGCGACCCCGGCGTTCGCTACCGTCGCCGCGTTGGCGCGTGTCCTCCCCCTGTCGCTCGACGAACTCGCCGACACGTGCCTCACTCCCCTGAGCCTCCCGCGCACGGGCTGA
- a CDS encoding VOC family protein → MRINLTSIFVDDQRAALDFYTDVLGFVKRRDIPIGDASWLTVVSPDAPDGPELLLEPSGHPAVKPYRDALVADGIPLVQFAVDDVHAEHARLTARGVEFTVPPTDIGTAVIAVFDDTCGNLVQIVTEKTDTQPGF, encoded by the coding sequence ATGCGAATCAACCTGACCAGCATTTTCGTCGACGATCAGCGGGCCGCCCTCGACTTCTACACCGATGTCCTCGGATTCGTGAAGCGCCGGGACATTCCGATCGGTGACGCGTCGTGGCTGACCGTCGTCTCACCCGACGCCCCCGACGGCCCGGAACTGCTGCTCGAACCGTCCGGGCATCCGGCCGTCAAGCCGTACCGGGACGCCCTCGTCGCGGACGGTATCCCGCTCGTCCAGTTCGCCGTCGACGACGTGCACGCCGAGCACGCCCGGCTGACCGCGCGGGGTGTCGAGTTCACCGTGCCGCCGACCGACATCGGCACCGCCGTCATCGCTGTCTTCGACGACACGTGCGGCAACCTCGTCCAGATCGTCACCGAGAAAACGGACACACAGCCCGGGTTCTGA
- a CDS encoding SdpI family protein yields the protein MADTSDLLGLTISISSTTLLLAGVAGLMPRLVGDEPNAVAGIRTKATMSSAEAWRSAHRVAQPILRWTVWTGVAGLGIQTAIGLVAGFASVTSAVAAVIVCAATFIILIYAALKGNAAAKAMERRPGDTSRF from the coding sequence GTGGCAGACACATCCGACCTGTTGGGGCTGACGATCTCGATATCGTCGACGACGCTCCTCCTGGCCGGCGTTGCCGGCCTGATGCCACGCCTCGTCGGGGACGAACCGAACGCCGTAGCGGGTATCCGGACGAAAGCGACGATGTCCAGCGCCGAAGCCTGGCGGTCGGCTCATCGGGTTGCGCAGCCGATCCTGCGATGGACAGTGTGGACAGGCGTTGCAGGCTTGGGTATTCAGACCGCCATCGGTCTCGTGGCAGGATTCGCATCCGTGACGTCAGCCGTTGCCGCGGTGATCGTATGTGCGGCAACGTTCATCATCCTGATCTACGCGGCACTGAAGGGAAATGCTGCAGCGAAAGCAATGGAGCGCCGTCCCGGCGACACCTCCCGGTTCTGA
- a CDS encoding tautomerase family protein has translation MPTALIEVRRRYSEAEEVAIIDAVHGALVAAFLIPPKDKHVRLIAHEPHRFACPPGIAEPEFCTIVSIDCFAGRSGEAKRTLYTEIVDRLAALGIPRNHVTITLREIQPENWGIRGGKAASDVDLGFNVHV, from the coding sequence ATGCCTACAGCCTTGATCGAGGTCCGCCGCCGCTACTCCGAGGCCGAAGAGGTGGCCATCATCGACGCGGTCCACGGCGCCCTCGTCGCTGCGTTCCTCATCCCGCCGAAGGACAAGCATGTGCGGCTCATCGCACACGAACCCCACAGGTTCGCCTGCCCTCCCGGGATCGCCGAACCGGAGTTCTGCACCATCGTGTCGATCGACTGCTTTGCGGGTCGATCGGGGGAGGCGAAGCGGACCCTCTATACCGAAATCGTCGACCGACTCGCGGCACTCGGTATCCCCCGAAATCATGTCACCATCACCCTCAGAGAGATCCAGCCCGAGAACTGGGGGATCCGAGGCGGGAAAGCCGCCTCCGACGTCGATCTGGGCTTCAACGTGCACGTATGA
- a CDS encoding TauD/TfdA family dioxygenase codes for MTIEVLPVTNSIGAEVRGVDLRTCDDTTFDAVRRALHEHQVIFLRGAQLDPESHLAVARRFGTPSIFPLARLQGATEPSLQVITDGPDSPPTAEMWHTDVTWISTPPRYALLCGEIVPAAGGDTLWASMTAAYDALSPTMQEMLAGLEIEHTTDSFVDSILERGGGSSEARALADRLNDAYPRVVRHPLVRTHPENGRRILFIGGPSMDRITGMRRDESDALLGFLRNHVTDERFQCRWRWTAGDLAIWDERSTMHRAAADHFPQHRTVRRIEIDGDRPYFDRDAHPAAVGEADRAPLNA; via the coding sequence ATGACCATCGAGGTGCTGCCCGTCACCAACTCGATCGGAGCGGAGGTGCGGGGGGTGGATCTCCGCACCTGCGACGACACGACATTCGACGCGGTGCGCCGCGCGCTGCACGAGCACCAGGTGATCTTCCTGCGCGGCGCGCAGTTGGACCCGGAGAGCCACCTGGCCGTCGCTCGCCGTTTCGGCACGCCCAGCATCTTCCCGCTGGCTCGGCTCCAGGGCGCCACCGAGCCCAGCCTGCAGGTCATCACCGACGGGCCGGACAGTCCACCGACCGCCGAGATGTGGCACACCGACGTCACATGGATCTCGACTCCTCCGCGGTACGCGCTGCTGTGCGGCGAGATCGTTCCCGCGGCCGGCGGGGACACGTTGTGGGCGTCGATGACCGCGGCCTACGACGCGCTCTCGCCGACCATGCAGGAGATGCTCGCGGGACTCGAAATCGAACACACCACGGACAGTTTCGTCGACTCGATCCTCGAACGCGGCGGCGGAAGTTCCGAAGCGCGCGCGCTGGCAGATCGCTTGAACGACGCCTATCCGCGTGTCGTCAGGCACCCCCTGGTTCGTACGCACCCCGAGAACGGTCGCCGGATCCTGTTCATCGGCGGCCCCTCGATGGACCGCATCACAGGGATGCGTCGCGACGAAAGCGACGCCCTGCTGGGGTTCCTGCGAAATCACGTCACCGACGAGCGTTTCCAGTGCCGGTGGCGCTGGACCGCAGGAGACCTCGCCATCTGGGACGAGCGTTCGACGATGCACCGCGCTGCCGCGGATCATTTCCCGCAGCACCGCACCGTGCGGCGGATCGAGATCGACGGCGATCGACCGTACTTCGATCGGGACGCGCACCCCGCCGCGGTCGGTGAAGCCGATCGTGCGCCCCTGAACGCATAG
- a CDS encoding alpha/beta fold hydrolase — protein MELVDTGHVRLGVERRGAGPPVVLIGGTGMPPIAWEVSGLTTALVDAGFDVVAYASRGVAPSDAPSPHCTVADLAADLTALVDALGIDRRPALIGYSLGSFTAEHLLSAHPDRFAAGVLIAGPGPTTPLLRAVVNSEATLIDRLGELPADVMAMQTLLTALSPGALAAADPLVEQWAEMTLHQGMVWTSNDGEVAQARASHTWLRDDTRMDRLAGIQAPVLAVAFEHDPLLGPVQARSAVDRIPNAELCVVPDAGHGGVMTHAEQVAPPIVEFLLRHHR, from the coding sequence ATGGAACTCGTGGATACCGGGCATGTCCGTCTCGGCGTGGAGCGGCGCGGGGCGGGGCCTCCGGTCGTCCTGATCGGCGGGACCGGGATGCCGCCGATCGCGTGGGAGGTCTCCGGCCTGACGACCGCGCTTGTCGACGCCGGCTTCGATGTCGTCGCGTACGCATCGCGTGGTGTCGCACCGAGCGACGCCCCGTCACCACACTGCACCGTCGCCGATCTGGCCGCGGACCTGACGGCACTCGTCGACGCTCTCGGTATCGACCGGCGGCCGGCACTCATCGGATACTCCCTCGGCAGTTTCACTGCCGAGCACCTGCTCTCGGCCCACCCGGACAGGTTCGCCGCCGGGGTCCTCATCGCCGGGCCGGGACCGACGACACCGTTGCTGAGAGCAGTGGTGAACAGTGAGGCGACGCTGATCGACCGTCTCGGGGAGCTGCCCGCCGATGTGATGGCCATGCAGACCCTGCTCACGGCTCTGTCACCGGGCGCCCTGGCAGCAGCGGATCCGCTGGTCGAGCAGTGGGCCGAGATGACCCTCCACCAGGGGATGGTGTGGACATCGAACGACGGGGAGGTGGCACAGGCGCGCGCCTCACACACGTGGCTGCGTGACGACACCCGCATGGACCGTCTCGCCGGCATCCAAGCACCTGTTCTGGCGGTCGCGTTCGAACACGATCCGCTCCTCGGTCCCGTGCAGGCCCGCTCCGCTGTCGACCGGATCCCGAACGCCGAACTCTGCGTCGTTCCCGACGCGGGCCACGGCGGCGTCATGACCCACGCCGAGCAGGTCGCCCCGCCGATCGTCGAATTCCTGCTCCGTCACCATCGCTGA
- the map gene encoding type I methionyl aminopeptidase: MLELKTPNEIAAMAVTGAFIAELLDDLAHRARVGVNLLDLEHRARQLITQRGAASCYWDYAPSFGRGPFRNVICLSVNDAVLHGLPHDYALRDGDLLSMDIAVAIDGWVADSARSLIVGEPRPEDQRLIEATEKALAAGIAAALPGNRLGDISAAIGSVAADYGYPVNTEFGGHGLGRTMHEDPHVPNVGRAGRGLQLRPGLTLALEPWFAAGTDTIVYDPDGWTIRSADGSRTAHSEHTIAITDGPPRVLTSREHITASRP, encoded by the coding sequence ATGCTGGAACTGAAGACCCCGAACGAGATCGCAGCGATGGCCGTCACCGGCGCCTTCATCGCCGAGCTGCTCGACGACCTCGCGCATCGGGCCCGGGTGGGAGTGAATCTGCTCGACCTCGAACATCGCGCCCGACAGCTGATCACACAGCGCGGTGCCGCATCGTGCTACTGGGACTACGCACCATCGTTCGGGCGGGGCCCGTTCCGCAACGTGATCTGCCTGTCGGTCAACGACGCGGTGCTGCACGGCCTGCCCCACGACTATGCACTGCGTGACGGTGACCTGTTGAGTATGGACATCGCCGTCGCCATCGACGGGTGGGTTGCCGACTCGGCACGCAGCCTCATCGTCGGCGAGCCGCGCCCCGAGGACCAACGACTGATCGAAGCCACCGAGAAGGCACTGGCAGCCGGCATTGCGGCAGCCCTGCCCGGAAACCGGCTGGGCGACATTTCCGCGGCCATCGGCTCCGTGGCGGCCGACTACGGTTACCCGGTCAACACCGAGTTCGGGGGCCACGGTCTCGGCCGCACCATGCACGAGGACCCGCACGTCCCGAATGTCGGCCGCGCGGGCAGAGGACTCCAACTACGCCCAGGGCTGACCCTCGCACTCGAACCATGGTTCGCCGCCGGCACCGACACCATCGTCTACGACCCCGACGGATGGACCATCCGCTCCGCTGACGGCTCACGCACCGCACACAGCGAACACACCATCGCGATCACCGACGGCCCGCCGCGCGTACTGACCAGTCGAGAGCACATCACCGCATCCAGGCCGTAG
- a CDS encoding sugar O-acetyltransferase: MSEQRDRMLRGDLYRDNDDVLVADRKACQRLLDRFNATLADEDTVRREILDELLGFLGEGSWIMPRFQCDYGKYVRIGANSFLNYDAILLDCAPITIGDDVSIDPRAQLLTALHPMSDHEARRQRWESAAPITIGDNVWLGGGVIVCPGVTIGDNTVIGAGSVVTRDVPEKVFAAGNPCRVIRPLT, encoded by the coding sequence GTGAGCGAACAGCGTGACCGCATGCTGCGGGGAGACTTGTACCGCGACAACGACGACGTTCTCGTGGCCGACCGCAAGGCCTGTCAGCGGCTCCTCGACCGATTCAATGCGACCCTTGCGGACGAGGACACCGTGAGGCGAGAGATCCTCGACGAGTTGCTCGGATTTCTGGGCGAAGGATCCTGGATCATGCCCCGGTTCCAGTGCGACTACGGCAAATACGTTCGGATCGGCGCGAACAGCTTCCTCAACTACGACGCCATTCTGCTCGACTGCGCACCGATCACCATCGGCGACGACGTGTCGATCGATCCGCGGGCGCAACTGTTGACCGCACTGCATCCGATGTCCGATCACGAGGCGCGCCGTCAACGCTGGGAATCCGCGGCACCGATCACGATCGGCGACAACGTGTGGCTCGGTGGTGGTGTGATCGTGTGCCCCGGCGTCACTATCGGCGACAACACGGTGATCGGGGCAGGCAGTGTCGTGACGAGGGACGTTCCGGAAAAGGTGTTCGCCGCCGGTAACCCGTGCCGTGTGATCCGACCCCTGACCTGA
- a CDS encoding helix-turn-helix transcriptional regulator, with protein sequence MADVFRALDDATRRVILDELAAADGQTLFEICSLLTTRHGLGLTRQAISQHLAVLESAGLVVTQRRGRSKFHYFDPGPLAEIARRWPTDPRSASCEST encoded by the coding sequence GTGGCCGATGTCTTCCGCGCTCTCGACGACGCGACGCGCCGCGTCATCCTCGACGAGTTGGCGGCGGCCGACGGGCAGACTCTGTTCGAGATCTGTTCCCTGCTCACCACGCGGCACGGTCTCGGTCTCACCCGTCAGGCGATCTCCCAGCATCTCGCGGTCCTCGAGTCCGCGGGGCTCGTGGTGACGCAGCGTCGGGGGAGATCCAAATTCCACTACTTCGACCCCGGCCCGCTCGCCGAGATCGCCCGGCGCTGGCCCACCGACCCCAGGAGCGCATCATGCGAATCAACCTGA
- a CDS encoding alpha/beta fold hydrolase, translating into MATARTVTSGYRAGSGEPVLLLHGFTLSHHVWHAVVADLARDYDVLALTMPGHWGGRRLRMRELGVGGIADGIERDLDVLGWDTCHVVGNSLGGQVGFELERRGRARSLAAVNPGGGWTRFSWTEFRLGAGFVAQFPLAAAARVLGDRAATSERFQRPIIRNCSTDTAAVTAEDAANVLRAVSHCPVYLPIQWAFLRDGPLTDPALRRVTAPTTVMLSEFDTFLTRKKCMQRLLDALPDHVEDVVLPGVGHIPMLENPAVVAQALRAHLTRVGDRIDDRPVTEHP; encoded by the coding sequence ATGGCGACAGCGAGAACGGTGACATCCGGATATCGGGCCGGGTCCGGCGAGCCGGTTCTGCTGTTGCACGGGTTCACGCTCTCCCACCATGTGTGGCATGCCGTGGTGGCCGATCTGGCCCGCGACTACGACGTGCTGGCGTTGACGATGCCCGGGCATTGGGGTGGTCGGCGGCTTCGGATGCGTGAACTCGGGGTCGGGGGGATCGCCGACGGGATCGAACGGGACCTCGATGTGCTCGGGTGGGACACCTGCCATGTCGTCGGCAATTCCTTGGGCGGGCAGGTGGGGTTCGAACTCGAGCGCCGCGGCCGGGCCCGGTCCCTGGCCGCCGTCAATCCGGGCGGCGGCTGGACGCGTTTCTCGTGGACCGAGTTCCGTCTCGGTGCCGGTTTCGTCGCCCAGTTTCCGTTGGCCGCGGCCGCACGAGTGCTCGGCGACCGGGCCGCCACGAGCGAACGTTTCCAGCGGCCGATCATCCGGAACTGCAGCACGGACACCGCCGCGGTCACCGCGGAGGATGCGGCGAACGTCCTGCGGGCGGTGTCCCACTGTCCCGTCTATCTGCCGATCCAGTGGGCGTTCCTCCGGGACGGGCCACTCACCGACCCGGCGCTTCGCCGGGTGACCGCACCCACGACGGTGATGCTGTCCGAGTTCGACACCTTCCTCACCCGAAAGAAGTGCATGCAGCGGCTGCTCGACGCCCTTCCCGACCATGTCGAGGACGTGGTCCTGCCGGGTGTCGGCCACATCCCGATGCTCGAGAACCCGGCCGTCGTCGCGCAGGCCCTCCGCGCCCACCTGACGCGGGTCGGCGACCGGATCGACGATCGTCCGGTCACCGAACACCCGTGA
- a CDS encoding dihydrofolate reductase family protein, which produces MGKVVWGFTCSLDGFIVGPGHDMSWMSTAEPLADGATERMAGRVAVIISGRAGYDAAQAQQGERDETTSAAYGGAWSGTEFVLTHRPEELSDDPAVIAVNCDVRSAVDRAREIAGDRDVQIISADIARQALEHDLIDELQVFVAPVFLGDGTRIFDVPGGRRIEWELVAIDTDSPRSAGRVYRPKPR; this is translated from the coding sequence ATGGGCAAGGTCGTCTGGGGGTTCACCTGCTCGCTCGACGGTTTCATCGTGGGTCCGGGTCACGACATGAGTTGGATGTCGACGGCGGAACCGTTGGCCGACGGTGCCACCGAGCGGATGGCCGGTAGGGTCGCCGTGATCATCTCGGGCCGCGCCGGCTACGACGCCGCGCAGGCCCAGCAGGGTGAGCGTGACGAGACGACGTCCGCGGCGTACGGCGGAGCGTGGTCCGGGACGGAGTTCGTGCTGACGCACCGACCGGAGGAGCTCTCCGACGATCCTGCCGTCATTGCCGTGAACTGTGACGTTCGGAGCGCGGTCGACCGTGCCCGGGAGATCGCCGGTGACCGGGACGTGCAGATCATCAGCGCCGACATCGCCCGGCAGGCACTCGAGCACGACCTGATCGACGAGTTGCAGGTGTTCGTCGCCCCCGTGTTCCTCGGTGACGGCACCCGCATCTTCGATGTCCCCGGCGGTCGTCGGATCGAGTGGGAACTCGTCGCGATCGACACCGACAGTCCGCGCAGTGCCGGCCGCGTCTACCGGCCGAAACCGCGCTGA